AGGAATTGTAAAAGACCAGAATGCAGAACTGGAAAATGCCCCAACACCTATCCATGCCGTTTGAAAAAGTGGACCGTCAACTCATTGAATCCAGTGAAAGACAGAAACCCAGTGGAGCCCGGTCCTTAGAATTGCCGACAGCTAGACCTCTGAGTCTTCTTCTGCAGGCCTTCCAGCTGGAACGTCCCCGGCGGAACCACTGAGTGAGGACTTGCTGAGAGCTTTCACCCCGTGCAGAGCCAGTACAGgagatgcagaggacacagggcCTCCAGCTGATGAGGGGGGACAGCAGTGCAGGTTACGTGAGAGTCTCAGTACTTGAAAAGATGAACCAAACAACGTATCCAATCAGCCACAAGCCTAAGtgaacatcattttattttttgcctgaaTTATATCGATTGATCTTGATTACATTGGGTTTCTTTTCTGCTCAGAAGTTCTGCTCAACAGTTTTACATgtcttttattaattaaaatggaataaatcaATATTAAGTGCAATTTGTTTGGCATACACTGTAATTCGAAACATAGACCTCCGGGGAGACCAACCAAAGAGGTGCTCTGAGAAGGGTTGACCCCACTGGATGGCTAGGGAGGGCCCCATCCAGCAGGTGGCAGCAGAGAGCGGCTCTGGTGGCACTGGGCAGCGTTTGGGTAGGTGCCCTCAGACTCCTTAACCTGAAACCCGGCAAAGTAAGGGGAGTAACAAAGCATCTGACCTGGCTTTCCTGCCCAAACTGTCTTTCAGGCAGTAGTCCAGctaat
This sequence is a window from Physeter macrocephalus isolate SW-GA chromosome 20, ASM283717v5, whole genome shotgun sequence. Protein-coding genes within it:
- the LOC112062152 gene encoding beta-defensin 104A-like is translated as MNHTGLFCYLVRSDLDADRICSYRTSRCRRNCKRPECRTGKCPNTYPCRLKKWTVNSLNPVKDRNPVEPGP